From the Roseateles sp. XES5 genome, one window contains:
- a CDS encoding cold-shock protein: MNSGTVKWFNSTKGFGFIQPDDGSTDVFVHVSAVERAGMGALNEGQKISYDLVRDRKSGKNAADNLRAA, translated from the coding sequence ATGAATTCAGGCACAGTTAAGTGGTTCAACAGCACCAAGGGCTTCGGCTTCATTCAGCCTGACGACGGTTCGACCGACGTCTTCGTACATGTTTCCGCCGTCGAGCGGGCCGGCATGGGCGCGCTGAACGAAGGCCAGAAGATCAGCTATGATCTTGTCCGCGACCGCAAGTCCGGCAAGAACGCGGCAGACAACCTGCGCGCCGCCTAA
- the rpsU gene encoding 30S ribosomal protein S21 — protein MQVLVRDNNVDQALRVLKKKMQREGLFREMKARSAYEKPSEKRAREKADAIRRARKLARKKAQREGLIAAPKKKPAFGGSR, from the coding sequence TTGCAAGTTCTCGTTCGAGACAACAATGTCGACCAGGCTCTCCGCGTTCTCAAGAAAAAGATGCAGCGCGAAGGGCTGTTCCGGGAGATGAAAGCCCGCAGCGCCTATGAAAAACCTTCGGAGAAGAGGGCCCGCGAGAAGGCTGACGCCATTCGGCGCGCCCGTAAACTCGCGCGCAAGAAAGCCCAACGGGAAGGCTTGATCGCGGCACCCAAGAAGAAGCCCGCTTTCGGCGGCAGCCGTTAA
- a CDS encoding BrnA antitoxin family protein yields the protein MATTPRRPANPKDAAEALFKPVKKAAAPAVERPAIPNAKELVSLKIDSDVLAHFQADGPGWQDRINDILRAAMKQSL from the coding sequence ATGGCAACGACACCCCGAAGGCCTGCCAATCCAAAGGACGCCGCCGAGGCGCTGTTCAAACCGGTGAAGAAAGCGGCGGCGCCGGCGGTCGAACGTCCCGCGATCCCGAACGCCAAGGAACTCGTCTCGCTGAAAATCGATAGCGATGTCCTGGCGCATTTTCAGGCGGACGGGCCCGGATGGCAGGATCGTATCAACGATATCCTGCGGGCTGCCATGAAGCAGTCGCTTTGA